One window from the genome of Cuculus canorus isolate bCucCan1 chromosome 12, bCucCan1.pri, whole genome shotgun sequence encodes:
- the B2M gene encoding beta-2-microglobulin — MARPAAVLLLLLLIAVVGGERPNVPAPEAPKVEVYSRQHVAAGEENILNCFVSGFHPPQIDIALLKNGEPMSGVQYADMSFNDKWYFQRLVYVPFSPKDGELYVCRVTHAGFSEPRSFQWDPDF, encoded by the exons ATGGCGCGGCCGGCAGcggttctgctgctgctgctcctcattGCCGTGGTCGGCGGGGAGCGGCCGAACG TCCCGGCTCCAGAGGCGCCCAAGGTGGAGGTGTACTCCCGCCAGCACGTCGCAGCAGGCGAGGAGAACATCCTCAACTGCTTTGTGAGTGGGTTCCACCCACCGCAGATTGACATCGCCCTCCTCAAGAACGGGGAGCCCATGAGCGGCGTGCAGTACGCAGACATGTCCTTCAATGACAAGTGGTACTTCCAGCGCCTGGTGTATGTCCCATTCAGCCCCAAGGATGGCGAGCTCTACGTCTGCAGAGTGACCCACGCTGGCTTCTCGGAGCCGCGGTCCTTCCAGTGGG ATCCTGACTTCTAA